The following are encoded together in the Halobacteriovorax sp. DA5 genome:
- the rpoC gene encoding DNA-directed RNA polymerase subunit beta', whose translation MKDLLNFFDKPKDPVSVEGVSIKLASPDTIREWSFGEVKKPETINYRTYKPERDGLFCAKIFGPVKDYECICGKYKRMKHRGVVCEKCGVEVTLSKVRRERCGHIELATPVAHIWFLRSLPSRMAALLNLSLKELEKVLYYEAYIVTASATDGVEGGLDVGRVISEQQYYELKDQGIDFEAGMGGEIVQELLSKLDIDLENKNLRRGLANATTEMARTKFVKRLRVVESLMKSENKPEWFMMDVIPILPPDLRPLVPLEAGRFATSDLNDLYRRVINRNNRLRRLKELNAPEIIIRNEKRMLQEAVDALFDNGRRGKVFTGANKRPLRSLSDMLKGKQGRFRQNLLGKRVDYSGRSVIVVGPSLRLHQCGLPKLMALELFKPFIYNKLIEKGHCTTIKVAKRMVEQQKEEVWNILEEVVQEHPVLLNRAPTLHRLGIQGFEPVLIEGKAIRLHPLVCTAFNADFDGDQMAVHVPLSLEAQIECRVLAMSTNNILSPKDGSPIITPSQDIVLGLYYMTRVRPYARGYGKTFSSKEEAQFAYHSGNLHLQAPIKVRIGGEVHETTVGRTFVFDIVPSCLNFEDVNIILGKKELVKLLDLAYRRGSEKDTVLLADGLMQLGYSNATKAGISINVVDMEIPSEKEGILKEAHDEVHGITEEYNEGSITNGERYNKVVDVWSQTTEKLVKVMLEKISTDEFTSDKEGEEPIYAPSFNALYMMANSGARGSAQQMRQLAAMRGLMAKPSGEIIETPITSNFREGLSALQYFTSTHGARKGLADTALKTANSGYLTRRLVDVAQDGIIRAEDCGTTDGITLTSRIESGEVVEHVASRAMGRVTAAPVISAEGNEVLQTGHLLTEKDLVLLEEKEVDQIKVRSVLTCNERHGFCAACFGRDLARGTMVSVGEAVGVIAAQSIGEPGTQLTMRTFHVGGTATAGAQVNKTTVRTSGKVVYNNVVTVETPTGLLVMNKTGELIIKDARGVEKEKYPAIYGSKLHFSEGSEVNVGDTLIEWDPFSIPLLTEVAGFVKFEDLVVGATLAEQTDAVTGLTQRTVTETKDPSLQPRITILDADGNPIIVPGTNRQASYRLQVGATLTVTEGDEVEVGSVVSKVSRETTKTKDITGGLPRVAELFEARKPAQASQIADVTGTIEFGAEVRGSRRILIRPEDGSDPVVYTIPKGRYVTVNEGDYIRSGEAIMDGPANPHDILRVLGIKELAGYIVDEIQAVYRLQGVDIDDKHIEVIVSQMLKKVEVTDPGDSTFVVGDSVTKAELLETNEQLVADGYEPAQARPVLLGITKAALSTDSFLSAASFQETTKILTQASLEGKKDLLRGLKENVLMGRLIPAGSGISKYRDYEAFVEEDDSLEETSTLML comes from the coding sequence ATGAAAGACCTTTTAAACTTTTTTGATAAGCCAAAAGATCCAGTAAGCGTTGAAGGTGTATCTATCAAGCTTGCTTCTCCTGATACAATCAGAGAGTGGTCATTTGGTGAAGTAAAAAAACCAGAAACTATTAACTATAGAACTTATAAGCCAGAAAGAGACGGTTTATTCTGTGCAAAGATTTTCGGACCAGTAAAAGATTACGAATGTATCTGTGGTAAGTACAAGAGAATGAAGCACAGAGGTGTTGTATGTGAGAAGTGTGGTGTTGAAGTTACACTTTCAAAAGTACGTCGTGAAAGATGTGGACACATTGAACTAGCAACTCCAGTTGCTCACATTTGGTTCCTACGTTCACTTCCATCAAGAATGGCAGCTCTTCTTAACCTTTCTCTTAAAGAACTTGAAAAAGTTCTATATTATGAAGCATATATCGTAACTGCTTCAGCAACTGATGGTGTTGAAGGTGGTCTAGATGTAGGTCGCGTAATTTCTGAGCAACAATATTATGAACTTAAAGATCAAGGTATTGATTTCGAAGCTGGTATGGGTGGAGAAATCGTTCAAGAGCTACTTTCTAAGCTTGATATCGATCTTGAAAATAAAAACCTAAGACGTGGTCTTGCTAACGCAACTACAGAGATGGCAAGAACTAAGTTTGTTAAAAGATTAAGAGTTGTTGAATCTCTTATGAAGTCTGAAAACAAGCCTGAGTGGTTCATGATGGATGTTATTCCTATCCTTCCACCAGACTTAAGACCTCTTGTTCCACTTGAAGCAGGACGTTTTGCAACTTCAGATCTTAACGATCTATACAGACGTGTTATTAACAGAAACAACCGTCTTAGAAGACTTAAAGAACTTAATGCTCCTGAAATCATCATCAGAAACGAAAAGAGAATGCTTCAAGAAGCAGTTGATGCTCTATTTGATAATGGTCGTCGTGGTAAAGTATTTACTGGTGCTAACAAGCGTCCACTAAGATCACTTTCTGATATGTTAAAAGGTAAGCAAGGACGTTTCCGTCAAAACCTACTTGGTAAGCGTGTTGACTACTCAGGACGTTCTGTAATCGTTGTTGGTCCAAGCTTAAGACTTCACCAGTGTGGTCTTCCTAAGCTTATGGCACTTGAACTTTTCAAGCCGTTTATCTACAACAAGCTAATTGAAAAAGGACACTGTACTACTATTAAAGTTGCTAAGCGTATGGTTGAGCAACAAAAAGAAGAAGTATGGAATATCCTTGAAGAAGTTGTACAAGAGCACCCAGTACTTCTTAACCGTGCACCAACTCTTCACAGACTTGGTATCCAAGGTTTCGAACCTGTACTTATTGAAGGTAAGGCTATCCGTCTTCACCCTCTTGTTTGTACTGCATTCAACGCCGACTTCGACGGTGACCAGATGGCCGTTCACGTTCCTCTATCACTTGAAGCTCAAATTGAGTGTCGTGTTCTTGCAATGTCGACAAATAATATTCTTTCTCCAAAAGATGGTTCACCAATTATTACTCCATCTCAGGATATCGTACTTGGTCTTTACTACATGACTCGTGTTAGACCATATGCTCGTGGATACGGGAAAACTTTCTCTTCTAAAGAAGAAGCTCAGTTTGCTTACCACTCAGGTAACCTACACCTACAAGCACCAATTAAAGTACGTATTGGTGGTGAAGTACATGAGACTACTGTAGGACGTACATTCGTATTCGATATCGTTCCTTCATGTCTAAACTTCGAAGACGTAAACATCATTCTTGGTAAGAAAGAACTAGTTAAGCTTCTTGACCTTGCTTACAGAAGAGGATCTGAAAAAGATACTGTTCTACTTGCTGATGGTCTTATGCAACTTGGTTATAGCAATGCTACAAAAGCTGGTATTTCTATTAACGTTGTTGATATGGAAATCCCTTCTGAAAAAGAAGGAATTCTTAAAGAAGCTCATGATGAAGTTCACGGAATTACAGAAGAGTATAACGAAGGTTCGATCACTAATGGTGAGAGATATAACAAGGTTGTTGACGTTTGGTCACAAACTACAGAGAAACTTGTTAAGGTTATGCTTGAGAAAATTTCTACTGATGAATTTACTTCAGATAAAGAAGGTGAAGAGCCAATTTACGCTCCTTCATTCAACGCTCTTTATATGATGGCAAACTCAGGAGCAAGGGGTTCTGCACAGCAGATGAGACAGCTTGCTGCGATGAGGGGTCTAATGGCCAAGCCATCTGGTGAGATTATTGAAACGCCAATTACTTCAAACTTCCGTGAAGGTCTATCGGCACTACAATACTTCACGTCTACACACGGTGCTCGTAAAGGTCTAGCCGATACTGCCCTGAAGACTGCAAACTCTGGTTACCTAACGAGACGTCTAGTAGACGTTGCTCAAGACGGTATCATTAGAGCTGAAGATTGTGGAACAACTGATGGTATTACACTAACTTCTCGTATTGAGTCTGGTGAAGTTGTAGAGCACGTTGCTTCTAGAGCAATGGGCCGTGTAACAGCAGCTCCAGTTATCTCTGCAGAAGGTAATGAGGTTCTTCAAACAGGTCACCTACTTACAGAAAAAGACCTTGTGTTACTAGAAGAGAAAGAAGTTGACCAAATCAAGGTTAGATCTGTTCTTACTTGTAACGAAAGACACGGTTTCTGTGCGGCTTGTTTCGGACGCGACCTTGCAAGAGGTACAATGGTTTCAGTTGGTGAAGCTGTTGGTGTTATCGCTGCTCAGTCAATTGGTGAACCTGGTACACAGCTTACAATGCGTACATTCCACGTTGGTGGTACAGCAACAGCTGGTGCACAAGTAAATAAAACAACTGTTCGTACATCTGGTAAAGTTGTATACAACAATGTTGTAACTGTTGAAACACCAACTGGTCTTCTTGTTATGAACAAGACTGGTGAGCTTATCATTAAAGATGCTCGTGGTGTTGAAAAAGAAAAATATCCAGCAATCTACGGTTCAAAGCTACACTTCTCTGAAGGTAGTGAAGTAAACGTAGGGGATACTCTGATTGAATGGGACCCGTTCTCGATTCCACTTCTTACAGAAGTAGCTGGTTTTGTTAAGTTTGAAGACTTAGTAGTTGGTGCAACTCTTGCTGAGCAAACAGATGCAGTAACAGGTCTAACTCAAAGAACTGTAACAGAAACTAAGGATCCTTCACTTCAACCAAGAATTACGATTCTTGATGCTGATGGAAACCCAATTATTGTTCCTGGAACAAACAGACAAGCTTCTTACCGTCTACAAGTTGGTGCAACTCTAACTGTAACTGAAGGTGATGAAGTTGAAGTTGGTAGCGTAGTATCTAAAGTTTCTCGTGAAACGACGAAAACAAAAGATATTACTGGGGGTCTTCCAAGAGTAGCCGAGCTTTTCGAAGCTAGAAAACCTGCTCAAGCATCTCAGATTGCTGACGTAACTGGTACAATCGAGTTTGGTGCTGAAGTAAGAGGTTCTAGAAGAATTCTTATTAGACCTGAAGATGGATCTGATCCAGTAGTTTACACAATTCCTAAGGGACGCTATGTAACTGTAAACGAAGGTGACTATATCCGTTCAGGTGAAGCTATTATGGATGGTCCAGCTAACCCACACGATATCCTAAGAGTACTTGGTATTAAAGAACTTGCAGGATACATCGTTGATGAGATTCAAGCTGTATACCGTCTACAAGGTGTAGATATCGATGATAAGCACATTGAGGTAATCGTTTCTCAAATGCTTAAGAAAGTTGAAGTAACTGATCCAGGTGACTCTACATTTGTTGTTGGTGACTCTGTAACTAAAGCAGAATTACTTGAAACAAATGAGCAACTAGTTGCTGATGGATATGAGCCAGCTCAAGCAAGACCAGTTCTACTTGGTATTACTAAAGCAGCTCTTTCTACTGATTCATTCTTATCAGCTGCATCTTTCCAAGAGACAACTAAGATCTTAACTCAAGCATCGCTTGAAGGTAAAAAAGATTTATTACGTGGTCTTAAGGAGAACGTACTTATGGGTCGCCTGATTCCAGCTGGTTCTGGTATCTCGAAGTACCGTGATTACGAAGCATTTGTTGAAGAAGATGATTCTCTAGAAGAAACTTCTACACTTATGCTATAA
- the rpoB gene encoding DNA-directed RNA polymerase subunit beta: MTEVFRPNEWFRKNFASTPSVLETPPLMLLQKKSYDDFLQKDVPPSQREEMGLQAVFNSVFPIHDFNKTVSLEFVSYSLEQPKYTVKECRQRGLSYEAPLKVVVRLVFYDVAVDKDGNEQRTVSSIKEQEVYLGNIPLMAETGSFVYNGTERVIVSQLHRSPGIVFEHDGGKKHSSGKLLYSARIIPHRGSWLDFEFDHKNILFARIDRKRKLHATVVLKALGFSTEEILDMFYNIETIKFAKNGEFVRSLDLSLMTGTRATNDVLDPKTGKAIVRKGKKFSKASIKRLADAGVTEIPAQLEEVVGKVAAKDIFNETTGEVICLANEALSEAKIQELIAAGVSEVECLYIDMINFGDQIRNTLLLDKTDAKEDALLKIFERLRPGEPPAVEAAEVLFQGLFFDEERYDLSRVGRMKINYKFKTDVPVENTVLTKEDIITTIQYLVELNNGKGRVDDIDHLGNRRVRPVGELLENQFRVGLVRMERAVKERMAIQEIDTMMPYDLVNQKPVAAAVKEFFGSSQLSQFMDQTNPLSEVTHKRRLSALGPGGLTRERASFEVRDVHVTHYGRMCPVETPEGPNIGLITSLATFAKVSEYGFIETPYLTIGEDQKIGDVEYFTAFQEEGKVIAQIDANNIKEGQLVGAQVAARASGEFTLVDASEVNLMDVSPTQMISVATSLIPFLEHDDANRALMGSNMMRQAVPVVKTEAPIVGTGTERIVARDSGAVLVANDNGRVIFVDSNRIVIQRDSFKDGESGVDIYKLVKYQRTNQNTCNNQKALVKEGDIVKKGDVLADGPGTDNGDLALGQNPLVAFMPWGGYNYEDSILISEDLLAKDVFTSIHIEAFEVEARDTKLGKEEITRDIPNVSEESLKDLDEAGIVRVGAIIKPGDILVGKITPKGETQLSPEEKLLKAIFGDKAGDVKDTSLRVPSSVYGTVIDARVYTREGVELCSRSKDIIEQETTLLRRDERIEIKAIQTSAILKIADMLKGAKVTDVLVSEDGSAELLSKGTEITGEILASIPFELIGYLPLQAELEEKLSEYFADVRNKINRVRAKTTDEIAKLHRGDELPPGVIKKITVYVAIKRKLQPGDKMAGRHGNKGVISNVVPREDMPYLADGTPVEIVLNPLGVPSRMNIGQLLELHLGWAGRGLGEKIKVMLEEQMKVHEIKDFIYKIYKTPEVEAWLKSAADDVVMALAKKLTSGVRFSTKVFDGASEADIREMLELADLESNGKTTLFDGKTGDAFAEDVTVGVMYMLKLHHLVDEKLHARSTGPYSLVTQQPLGGKAQFGGQRLGEMEVWALEAYGAAYTLQEFLTVKSDDVIGRTRMYESIVKGEQVLEPGLPESFNVLIRELQALCLDVKLEEDRIEESIR, from the coding sequence ATGACTGAGGTTTTTAGACCAAACGAGTGGTTTCGTAAGAACTTTGCCTCAACACCATCTGTGTTAGAGACGCCTCCACTCATGCTTCTACAAAAGAAGTCCTATGATGATTTCCTTCAAAAGGACGTACCTCCTTCTCAAAGAGAAGAAATGGGATTACAGGCTGTATTCAACTCTGTATTTCCAATCCACGACTTTAACAAAACTGTATCGTTAGAGTTCGTAAGCTACTCACTAGAACAACCTAAGTACACTGTAAAAGAGTGTCGTCAAAGAGGCCTTTCATATGAAGCGCCACTTAAGGTAGTTGTTCGTCTAGTATTCTATGATGTAGCTGTTGACAAAGATGGTAATGAACAAAGAACTGTTTCTTCAATTAAAGAACAGGAAGTTTACTTAGGAAACATTCCTCTGATGGCAGAGACTGGTTCTTTTGTATATAACGGAACTGAGAGAGTTATTGTTTCTCAGCTTCACAGATCTCCTGGTATCGTTTTTGAACACGACGGTGGGAAGAAGCACTCAAGTGGTAAGCTTCTTTACTCTGCAAGAATTATTCCTCACAGAGGTTCTTGGCTAGACTTCGAATTCGATCATAAGAATATTCTATTTGCTAGAATTGATAGAAAAAGAAAATTACATGCAACTGTAGTTCTTAAAGCGCTTGGTTTCAGTACTGAAGAAATCCTTGATATGTTCTACAATATTGAAACAATCAAGTTTGCTAAGAATGGTGAGTTTGTAAGATCATTAGACCTATCTCTAATGACTGGAACTCGTGCAACAAATGATGTTCTTGATCCAAAAACTGGTAAAGCAATTGTTAGAAAAGGGAAGAAATTCTCTAAAGCATCTATTAAGAGATTAGCGGATGCTGGTGTAACTGAAATTCCTGCTCAGCTTGAAGAAGTTGTAGGTAAAGTTGCAGCTAAAGATATCTTCAATGAAACTACTGGTGAAGTAATCTGTCTTGCTAACGAAGCGCTTTCTGAAGCAAAGATTCAGGAACTAATTGCTGCTGGTGTATCTGAAGTAGAATGTCTTTACATTGATATGATCAACTTTGGTGATCAGATCAGAAACACTCTTCTTCTAGATAAAACAGATGCTAAAGAAGATGCACTTCTAAAAATCTTCGAAAGATTAAGACCAGGTGAACCTCCAGCGGTTGAAGCTGCTGAAGTTCTTTTCCAAGGACTTTTCTTTGATGAAGAAAGATATGACCTATCTCGTGTTGGTCGTATGAAAATCAATTATAAGTTTAAGACTGATGTTCCTGTTGAGAACACTGTTTTAACTAAAGAAGATATTATTACAACTATCCAGTACCTTGTTGAACTTAACAACGGTAAGGGACGTGTTGATGATATCGACCACTTAGGTAACAGACGTGTTAGACCTGTAGGTGAACTACTTGAAAACCAATTTAGAGTTGGTCTAGTTCGTATGGAAAGAGCGGTTAAAGAAAGAATGGCAATTCAAGAAATTGATACAATGATGCCATACGATCTTGTTAACCAAAAGCCAGTTGCTGCTGCCGTTAAGGAATTCTTTGGTTCATCACAACTTTCACAGTTTATGGATCAAACGAACCCACTTTCAGAAGTAACTCACAAGCGTCGTCTTTCAGCTCTTGGGCCAGGTGGTCTAACGAGAGAAAGAGCATCTTTCGAAGTTCGTGACGTTCACGTAACTCACTACGGAAGAATGTGTCCGGTTGAGACTCCTGAAGGACCAAACATTGGTCTTATTACTTCTCTTGCAACATTTGCAAAAGTATCTGAATACGGTTTCATTGAAACTCCATACCTAACTATTGGTGAAGATCAAAAGATTGGTGATGTAGAGTATTTCACTGCTTTCCAAGAGGAAGGTAAAGTTATCGCTCAGATCGATGCTAATAACATTAAAGAAGGTCAGCTAGTTGGTGCTCAAGTTGCAGCACGTGCTTCTGGTGAATTCACACTTGTTGATGCATCAGAAGTTAACCTGATGGACGTTTCTCCAACTCAGATGATCTCAGTTGCAACATCACTAATTCCTTTCCTTGAGCACGATGATGCCAACCGTGCCCTAATGGGATCGAACATGATGAGACAGGCCGTGCCTGTTGTTAAAACTGAAGCTCCTATCGTTGGTACTGGTACTGAAAGAATTGTAGCTAGAGATTCTGGTGCAGTTCTTGTAGCAAACGACAACGGAAGAGTTATCTTTGTTGATTCAAACAGAATTGTTATTCAAAGAGATAGCTTCAAAGACGGTGAGTCTGGTGTAGATATTTACAAACTAGTAAAATATCAAAGAACTAACCAGAACACATGTAATAACCAAAAAGCTCTTGTAAAAGAAGGTGATATCGTTAAGAAAGGTGACGTTCTTGCTGACGGACCTGGTACTGATAACGGTGACCTAGCACTAGGGCAAAACCCACTTGTAGCATTCATGCCATGGGGTGGTTATAACTACGAAGACTCGATCCTGATTTCTGAAGACCTTCTTGCAAAAGACGTGTTTACTTCAATTCACATCGAAGCATTCGAAGTTGAAGCTCGTGATACTAAACTTGGTAAAGAAGAAATCACTCGCGATATTCCAAACGTTTCAGAAGAGTCTTTAAAAGATCTTGATGAAGCTGGTATCGTTAGAGTTGGTGCTATCATTAAGCCAGGAGACATCCTAGTTGGTAAAATTACACCAAAAGGTGAAACTCAACTTTCTCCAGAAGAAAAACTTCTTAAAGCTATCTTCGGTGATAAAGCTGGTGACGTAAAAGATACTTCACTAAGAGTTCCTTCATCTGTTTACGGTACAGTAATTGATGCTAGAGTTTATACTCGTGAAGGTGTTGAGCTTTGTTCAAGATCTAAGGATATTATCGAGCAAGAGACAACTCTTCTAAGAAGAGATGAAAGAATTGAGATTAAGGCAATCCAAACTTCAGCAATTCTTAAGATTGCAGATATGCTTAAAGGTGCAAAAGTTACTGATGTACTTGTTTCTGAAGATGGTTCAGCTGAACTACTTTCTAAAGGAACAGAGATTACAGGTGAAATTCTTGCATCAATTCCATTTGAGCTAATTGGTTACTTACCACTACAAGCTGAGCTTGAAGAAAAACTATCTGAGTATTTCGCAGATGTTAGAAACAAGATCAACAGAGTTAGAGCTAAGACAACTGATGAGATTGCAAAACTTCATAGAGGTGATGAACTTCCTCCAGGTGTAATCAAAAAGATTACTGTATACGTTGCGATTAAGCGTAAGCTTCAGCCAGGTGATAAGATGGCTGGTCGTCACGGTAACAAAGGTGTTATTTCTAACGTTGTTCCACGTGAAGATATGCCTTATCTTGCTGATGGTACACCTGTTGAAATCGTACTTAACCCACTAGGGGTACCTTCTCGTATGAACATCGGACAGCTTCTTGAGCTTCACCTTGGATGGGCCGGACGTGGTCTTGGTGAAAAAATCAAGGTTATGCTTGAAGAGCAAATGAAAGTTCACGAGATTAAGGATTTCATTTACAAAATTTATAAGACGCCAGAAGTTGAAGCTTGGTTAAAGTCTGCAGCAGATGATGTTGTTATGGCCCTTGCTAAGAAACTTACAAGCGGTGTTCGTTTCTCTACTAAAGTATTTGATGGTGCTTCAGAAGCAGATATCAGAGAAATGCTTGAGTTAGCTGATCTTGAGTCAAATGGTAAAACAACTCTATTTGATGGTAAGACTGGTGATGCTTTCGCAGAGGACGTTACTGTTGGTGTTATGTACATGCTTAAGCTACACCACCTTGTAGACGAAAAACTTCACGCACGTTCTACAGGTCCTTACTCACTTGTAACTCAGCAGCCACTTGGTGGTAAGGCTCAGTTCGGTGGTCAGAGACTTGGGGAAATGGAAGTTTGGGCACTTGAAGCATACGGTGCAGCTTATACTCTTCAAGAGTTCTTAACTGTTAAGTCAGATGACGTTATCGGTAGAACAAGAATGTATGAGTCAATCGTTAAAGGTGAGCAAGTACTAGAACCAGGTCTTCCTGAATCGTTCAACGTTCTAATCAGAGAGCTTCAAGCACTTTGTCTAGACGTTAAACTTGAAGAAGACAGAATTGAAGAATCTATTCGTTAA
- the rplL gene encoding 50S ribosomal protein L7/L12, with amino-acid sequence MSITNDQLIEKISNMTVLEVAELVKELEEKFGVSAAPVAVAGAAAGGAAAEEKTEFDVVLADAGAKKINVIKEVRGITGLGLKEAKEMVEGAPKTVKEAVSKEEAEEIKKKLEAAGAKVELK; translated from the coding sequence ATGTCTATTACAAATGATCAATTAATTGAAAAAATCTCAAACATGACTGTTCTTGAAGTAGCTGAGCTAGTTAAAGAACTTGAAGAAAAATTTGGTGTATCAGCTGCTCCTGTAGCTGTTGCTGGTGCTGCTGCTGGTGGTGCTGCTGCTGAAGAAAAAACTGAATTTGACGTTGTTCTTGCTGACGCAGGTGCTAAGAAAATCAACGTTATTAAAGAAGTTAGAGGAATCACTGGTCTAGGTCTTAAGGAAGCAAAAGAAATGGTTGAAGGTGCTCCAAAGACTGTTAAAGAAGCAGTATCTAAAGAAGAAGCAGAAGAAATCAAGAAAAAACTTGAAGCTGCTGGTGCAAAGGTTGAGCTTAAGTAA
- the rplJ gene encoding 50S ribosomal protein L10, producing MLTRAEKDVIIDGLKKKITDANAIFLTNVIGLPSNDATALRKSIREAGGSLVVTRNTLFSKAAAGTDAEGLLSGLKGTQAVAFAFEEAPAVAKALKECGKAFELVELRGGLLDGKALTPAEVNAIADLPSRDEMLGTLLATFNAPISAFARVLNAIKEQKEAGVEAAPVAAEESAE from the coding sequence ATGTTAACTAGAGCAGAGAAAGACGTTATCATCGATGGTCTAAAAAAGAAGATCACTGATGCCAACGCTATCTTTCTAACAAACGTTATTGGACTACCATCTAATGACGCCACAGCTCTAAGAAAATCTATCCGTGAAGCGGGTGGATCGCTAGTTGTTACTCGTAACACACTTTTTTCTAAGGCAGCGGCCGGAACAGATGCAGAAGGATTACTTTCTGGTCTTAAAGGTACGCAAGCTGTTGCTTTCGCATTTGAAGAAGCACCAGCTGTTGCTAAGGCATTAAAAGAATGTGGAAAAGCGTTTGAACTAGTAGAACTTAGAGGTGGTTTACTTGATGGTAAAGCACTAACACCAGCAGAAGTAAATGCAATTGCAGACCTACCATCTCGTGATGAGATGCTTGGTACTCTTCTTGCGACATTTAATGCACCGATCTCAGCATTTGCTAGAGTTCTTAATGCAATTAAAGAGCAAAAAGAAGCAGGCGTTGAAGCTGCGCCAGTTGCAGCTGAAGAATCTGCAGAATAG
- the rplA gene encoding 50S ribosomal protein L1 — protein sequence MAKKSKKYTEALAKVDTTKTYTIDEAINLAKEVKFANFDETVDLAFRLGVDPRHADQMIRGALALPAGTGKTVKICVITSGDNVAKAEAAGADYVGGDDIVAKIAGGWLDFDRVIASPDMMGKLGRVARILGPRGLMPNPKLGTVTPNVENAVKEQKAGKVEYRTEKNGIIHVPIGKSSFTNEDLRKNIDTMITAIIKAKPVSAKGTYLKSLTLSTTMGPGLKIDTLEAATIAAK from the coding sequence ATGGCTAAGAAATCGAAAAAATATACAGAAGCACTTGCAAAAGTAGATACAACTAAGACTTACACTATCGATGAAGCAATTAACCTTGCTAAAGAAGTTAAGTTCGCAAACTTTGATGAAACTGTAGATCTAGCGTTCAGACTTGGTGTTGACCCAAGACACGCAGACCAAATGATCAGAGGTGCACTAGCACTTCCAGCTGGTACAGGTAAAACAGTAAAGATTTGTGTTATTACATCTGGTGACAACGTAGCTAAAGCTGAAGCAGCTGGTGCAGATTACGTTGGTGGTGACGATATCGTTGCTAAGATCGCAGGTGGATGGCTTGACTTTGATAGAGTTATTGCATCTCCAGATATGATGGGTAAACTTGGACGTGTTGCTAGAATCCTAGGACCTAGAGGTCTAATGCCTAACCCAAAATTAGGAACAGTTACTCCTAATGTTGAAAACGCAGTTAAAGAGCAAAAAGCTGGTAAGGTTGAATATAGAACTGAGAAGAACGGTATTATTCACGTTCCAATCGGTAAGTCGTCTTTCACAAATGAAGATTTAAGAAAGAACATTGACACAATGATTACAGCAATTATTAAAGCTAAGCCTGTTTCTGCAAAAGGTACTTACCTTAAGTCACTTACTTTAAGTACGACTATGGGGCCAGGTCTTAAAATTGATACTTTAGAAGCTGCAACTATCGCAGCAAAATAA
- the rplK gene encoding 50S ribosomal protein L11, whose amino-acid sequence MAKKITGFIKLQIPGGKANPSPPVGPALGQKGVNIMEFCKAFNAKTQKDAGVMLPTIITVYSDRSFSFITKTPPASYLLKDKLKLKRGAQKPGTEVVTTVSKKIIEEIVEAKRPDLTAATQEAAERIIEGSCRSAGIKLDY is encoded by the coding sequence ATGGCTAAGAAAATCACAGGTTTCATTAAGCTACAAATTCCAGGTGGGAAAGCAAACCCATCACCACCAGTTGGACCGGCACTAGGTCAAAAAGGTGTAAACATTATGGAATTTTGTAAGGCTTTCAATGCAAAGACTCAGAAAGATGCAGGTGTAATGCTTCCAACAATCATTACAGTATACTCAGATCGTTCTTTTTCTTTCATTACTAAGACACCTCCAGCTTCATACCTTCTTAAAGATAAGCTAAAGCTTAAGAGAGGGGCACAGAAGCCAGGAACAGAAGTTGTAACAACAGTATCTAAGAAAATTATTGAAGAAATTGTTGAAGCGAAAAGACCAGACTTAACAGCAGCTACTCAAGAAGCAGCGGAAAGAATCATCGAAGGTTCATGTCGTTCAGCTGGTATCAAACTAGATTACTAA
- the nusG gene encoding transcription termination/antitermination protein NusG, protein MAVESSEGEATVNPNFRWYIAKTLTGQENKVQKTLRERIVNYKLTDSFGEIVVPEEKVTSHAGGRKRTITKKLFPGYVLIQMLMNENTWHLVKDTDKITGFVGGTVDKPAPLSDEEAAYMTGKSTGGFKKSRTTVDFSEGEEVKVIEGPFASFIGTIESVNENGKLKVNVSIFGRPTPVELDASQVEKN, encoded by the coding sequence ATGGCCGTAGAATCATCTGAAGGTGAAGCTACAGTTAATCCTAATTTTCGTTGGTACATTGCAAAGACTCTTACTGGTCAAGAAAACAAAGTTCAAAAAACTCTTCGTGAAAGAATTGTTAACTATAAGCTAACTGATTCATTTGGTGAAATTGTAGTTCCTGAAGAAAAAGTTACTTCTCATGCGGGTGGAAGAAAAAGAACTATCACGAAGAAGCTTTTCCCAGGTTACGTCTTAATTCAAATGCTTATGAATGAGAACACTTGGCACCTAGTAAAAGATACAGATAAAATTACAGGTTTTGTTGGCGGTACTGTTGACAAACCAGCGCCTTTATCAGATGAAGAGGCTGCATATATGACAGGTAAATCTACTGGTGGCTTCAAAAAGTCACGTACTACTGTGGACTTCTCTGAAGGAGAAGAGGTTAAGGTTATTGAAGGACCTTTCGCTTCATTCATCGGTACGATTGAATCTGTAAATGAAAATGGAAAACTGAAAGTAAACGTTTCTATCTTTGGTCGACCAACACCGGTAGAATTAGATGCTTCTCAGGTTGAAAAAAATTAA